A section of the Suncus etruscus isolate mSunEtr1 chromosome X, mSunEtr1.pri.cur, whole genome shotgun sequence genome encodes:
- the LOC125998797 gene encoding transcription factor SPT20 homolog: MEYLKEDALEQADNIESVQQDPPKMESATEEKSLQQKLYELYADECEKESEDTQELKSNVNLLEKLVSGESFPCLVVNLFPGQQGYSMMLKDKNDIYSDTFRLCYDEKKLFDYFDAEQLPPILIDALEKSEINVFQSGCVVAEIRDYRESITMEPPDYQSRHILLRPTMQTLVHDVESIANENKIVTQEDKLLLESQLILATADPLCLDPSVLVACTENKLLYSKQNIDTPAMKYSFQKYSSTLSTEEELFPYLCHPQLSEQESETDEPFEHKSFLAANIEDLWQESSLIFPVTYEADEEQNITAETLDQFDDAQSSSSLNLEVRDDHVCNFDIDDELHITNLPFMQSFNDPFISGNRQHQLNRPKRHKTLPHSFTYDIHGSETNALAMASWSEELMQRNDSYPVPALCSSFTSPTQDSSGKERGQFETTLVQSSELETMFSPTSPFTEFLLNSGRSASGDNFNPEQSSFLTYPDPVASYLSPSPLQRSFAKVNQVDTLPTVTIFTSIASHNVSTETTASSLRSPVFSTGISSQIMPDLPTPSFSETPTTLSTIYSSEITRGLFTISSSKGTPSSSTPNLSSVQNTHSFSKSLVPLTFNSYEETSGTCSVKLSWSTLEFSTAKSL; encoded by the coding sequence ATGGAGTACCTAAAAGAAGATGCCTTGGAGCAAGCTGATAATATTGAAAGTGTTCAACAGGATCCACCTAAAATGGAATCAGCTACTGAGGAAAAATCTCTCCAGCAAAAACTCTATGAACTATATGCTGACGAATGTGAAAAGGAGTCTGAGGATACACAGGAATTAAAAAGCAATGTGAATCTGTTAGAGAAGCTTGTAAGTGGAGAATCGTTTCCCTGTTTAGTGGTCAACCTGTTCCCAGGACAACAGGGATATTCTATGATGCTCAAGGATAAAAACGATATCTATTCAGATACTTTCAGACTGTGTTATGATGAGAAGAAATTGTTTGACTACTTTGATGCTGAACAATTACCTCCCATTTTGATAGACGCCCTGGAAAAATCCGAGATCAACGTTTTTCAGTCTGGGTGTGTTGTAGCAGAAATAAGGGACTATAGAGAGTCAATCACTATGGAACCCCCTGACTACCAAAGCAGGCATATTCTCTTACGACCAACCATGCAGACATTAGTCCATGATGTAGAGTCAATTGCCAATGAAAACAAGATAGTGACCCAGGAAGACAAACTTCTGCTTGAGAGTCAGCTGATATTAGCTACAGCTGACCCACTATGTCTAGATCCTTCTGTATTAGTAGCCTGCACTGAAAACAAACTGCTCTACAGCAAGCAAAATATAGACACTCCTGCAATGAAATACAGCTTCCAGAAGTATTCTTCCACCCTGAGTACGGAAGAGGAACTGTTTCCTTACCTATGTCATCCTCAGCTGAGTGAACAAGAAAGTGAAACGGATGAGCCATTTGAACACAAATCATTTCTAGCAGCAAATATTGAAGATCTGTGGCAAGAGAGTTCCTTGATTTTTCCTGTCACCTATGAAGCTGATGAGGAACAGAACATTACCGCGGAGACTCTGGACCAATTTGATGATGCACAGTCAAGCTCCTCATTAAACCTTGAGGTAAGAGATGATCATGTATGTAATTTTGACATTGATGATGAGTTACATATAACAAACCTGCCCTTCATGCAATCATTTAATGATCCATTTATCTCTGGGAACAGACAACACCAATTAAATAGACCTAAGAGACATAAAACTCTCCCTCATTCTTTTACATATGACATACATGGGTCAGAAACTAATGCTCTAGCTATGGCCAGTTGGTCTGAGGAATTGATGCAGAGGAATGACAGCTATCCAGTGCCGGCTTTGTGTAGTAGCTTTACTAGTCCCACACAAGATTCTTCggggaaagaaagaggacagttTGAAACCACATTGGTTCAGTCTTCAGAACTGGAGACCATGTTCAGTCCCACATCTCCATTCACTGAATTTCTCCTCAATTCAGGAAGGAGTGCCTCAGGGGACAATTTTAATCCAGAACAGAGCAGTTTTCTTACATATCCAGATCCTGTAGCTTCTTATCTATCACCAAGTCCTTTGCAGAGGTCCTTTGCAAAGGTCAATCAAGTTGATACACTTCCTACAGTCACGATTTTCACATCCATCGCTTCTCATAATGTCtcgacagagacaactgcaagttCATTAAGATCTCCAGTATTCTCCACTGGGATTTCATCACAAATAATGCCAGACTTGCCCACGCCCAGTTTCTCAGAGACACCCACAACCCTTTCCACTATATATTCATCAGAAATAACCCGAGGCCTATTTACTATCAGCTCCTCAAAAGGTACCCCAAGTTCATCCACTCCCAACTTGTCTTCAGTCCAAAACACTCATAGCTTCTCAAAATCCCTGGTCCCATTAACTTTTAACTCTTACGAAGAAACTTCAGGCACATGTTCTGTCAAATTATCATGGAGTACCTTAGAATTCTCCACAGCAAAATCATTGTGA